Genomic window (Rosa chinensis cultivar Old Blush chromosome 6, RchiOBHm-V2, whole genome shotgun sequence):
CTGCTTTTACAACGTGCCCATTCTGTATCCATTTTGTTTCACCTTCGTTTTCCTTGGGCTACGTTCTAACTTGTATTtagacagcaaacattttacaATTTAAATACTATAACTGTACTTATCCAGATACTACTAACCATTAGAAGtaataaaaaacataaataaaaacaaaataaccaACTAAACACAAAGCTTCACATATGCAATTCTTTAatatttcattgtttcaatcatGTGCTTGCCTTAGTTAAAGGAACTTTGAAATCAAATGACAAggaggagggggagagagagagagatcttacTGCTAAATGCATTTCACGAAAAGTAGATCATTTAATACTTCATTGCATACAAAGCTGCTCTACTACCAACTCTAGCTAGTACTGAACTGTCAATGTTGATATCTCCAAGGGTTGAAAAAGTGTAGCTGGATAATATGATAACTATATCAGAAATCATATAAAAATGTAGCaattattataaaataaaaaataaaaatataaaaaaaagttcGATAGAAGTAATACAACATAGACGTCTAGAAGGCAACATATaacaaattttcagaaaaattatAACTCGTGGGATCAAATTTGCAAGCTTTCAATTGTAAAAGTATACTAATAGCTAGGTATCAAGATTCAATTCCTTTTTCACCTAATCCCATTATAGTTAAAAAGGatagaaataaaaaagacaGAGAGTGTAAGAAGTAGAAACTGAACATAACGCATAGCTGATTGAGATTCCAGATATAGCGCATCATTAGACTATCAATTTAATTTATTATACACAATGAAAAGAAACCTACAATCATGGAGTTCTTGCTTAGAGTTTGACCTGCCCAAAATTACCAAGTGAATAGGAATGATCACTATGCTGATCATGAGAAGTACTGTTGAATGACTATGAATATTCCAAATTGGGACCAAGCAACAGATATTGACCACGTACTAATGATTAGTTATCCTAATTGaatcatacatatatatatatatatatatatatatatatgatgtactCGTTTCCAGTTTGAACCATACACATCCATGATGACAATATTAGATTAAACGTAACAACCTTGACCAAATCATTATTTTGCTAAATGTTTAACAATgtagcaattaaaaaaaaagtggctAGAGAGAAGTAATACTGCATAGACGTCTAGAGGACAAACATATTACAAATTTTCAGGGAGAAATATCCAACTCGAGCTAACACCCACACTCCTATAACACTAAGCTAAATTAGATACAATTAGGCACTGCTTTTCAGTGAGAAAAATCCAAATGAAGAAACTTCTACACTAAAATCCCAGAAGAGTTTCACTTTAAGACCAGTAACTTGCTGCTTCAAATCAAGCaaatattgaaatttgaaatccAGTTGGAATCAAATCCCTAGACCACATATATGGAAGCAAAGAAACTCAATTCAATCTCAAATTGTTACCCAAAAgcagaaatttaaatttaaatgtgCAGAGGCCACATCCCAAAGCACCTCAAAGACTACAGAAAGAGCTAACTAACTAGCAACAACCTGCAAGTGAAGCAATTAGCGCTGACCTCTTTAAAAAGTGGAGCAGTAGTCAATACCAGTCTCTACCTCAACTCAAAACCCCTTGACCAAAACCCCTAAGTTGCTCAACAACCATAGTCCTTCATACCCACATCTCAAAAACATCACAGAATACCAACCATCAACACACatcagaagaaagaagaaaaggccCCAGAGTCAATTTGAAAAAGGTTCAAGGTTTCACAAGCATTGCCATCACTTAGCAGATAAAGCAATGCCTAACTTCTACCAGTGAGAAAGCACTTTTTCACAAATGGGTCTTCCCCCattttcaaaaaatatatatatatatatatatatatatatatatatctctctctctccctccctccctccctccctccctccccccaTAATTTTTCAAAGCAAATCCAATTCCAACGACCAAATGAACTCAGAAACTAATTCAATACACTgatcaatcaaaccaaaagTTTCAGATTTTACAAATCAATCAAACACCTATCTTAGATTACCAAATACCCAGCTATAAATCCAACACTTTAGACACACCCagttcaattttgatataaaaaCCCAAGCAAATATACCAAAATCTATATGAATCCACAATATCACATGGCCATACCTGAACATATGATTAGAAATCACAATCTAAGACACCCATCTTTGTCCTCGACCAAACACACAACGCCAGGTCGCGAAATCTAACCGGTTGCCCAAGAGAAGAACTCAGGGAAGAGTTCAGATTTTTGCAGCAACTTGAGAACTGGGTGATTAGACGATGTTTGAGATTTTTGCCATTAGGTAAGTGATTAGAAGAGGTTTGAGGCTCTGCGAACTGGGTAAGACTATCTTAGAAGAGAAAACTGAGGaaactaagagcaactccaacagattccctatattttaatttttctctactttagggaaaaataagcctcttttgctccaacagattccctataactatctctattttaaggaaagtgaggagagagaaaaccaaattccctatatttacagcaaactccaaaattttaaagaagaatatggagattttatagattactgtaaactagggaatctgttggagttggagaagaaaaataggctaaaggtttgacttttgcttctctataatacaaaaattatagggaagctgttggagttgctctaagaaaATTTTGGGAAAGTCGCGaaatgaggaaagagaaaattgaGAGGGAAGTCTGaatttttagggaaaatttAGTGCCTTAAGAATCCTTTTTTACGGCATGCTTCTTGTGCGAGCCGTAAATAACTTTCTTGATAGTTATTTTTACGGCATGCTCaatatgtgtgccgtaaaagtaTAATACAATTATGGCGTGCACCTTCTGCGGGCCGTAAAAGACTAATTGATAAGGACAGTGAGGCGCACCTGTAAAGCACGCTGTAAAAGACTAAATGAGAAAGGTTATTTACAGCAGGCAAaatatgcacgccgtaaaagagtaAAAATTATGACGCGTAataatgcacgccgtaaatgccTGGAATTCTTGTAGTGAACTTCCGCCGTCGATTCTGATGACCGGCAAGGTGAAGATGTCGGGTCAAATCGAGGCCTTCATGATGTCAGATCTGATCGAGGCTTTCATGACTTAGGTAAGGCCACAGTTTGGGCTTGATCGAAGGCCATGTCTCCTTCGACGAATTGGACTGAGACTAAGGGATCGAAGACGAATTGGACTAGTAATTTCATAATTTCGCTAGGGATTGACAGACCCATTGAGTGTGGGAGGAGGATTGGGCGGGGGAGAGGCAATTAGGGTTGCAGAAGGCGTGGAGGGAGCATGATTGGCAAAGTGAAATGGGGGCGGTTTGGGGTTTAGGGGTTTTGAAGCAGTGGAGAACGAATTGGCCGCCTTTGAGCTCTATCGAGGTGGGGGGGAGGGGagtgagaagaagagagagaaaatatagacaaaaaattttgaaaaagagaaaaaaattagaaatgtctattttgccctTCTTATGGGACCAtatgtcggctccaactcagcagcTGACGTCACTTTTGAAgccaaatttaaattttggactcgggtaATGTCATTTGAGAGAATATGGACCAATAAAATTAATTCTTAAAAAGAGGGATCAAACTGATTTTAGTCCTAAAGTtcaagggactaaactgaatttaatcctaacaGTGATGTTGCTTGTTTTTTGTGGGACTTGTTGAATTCTAACAACTTGTTATTTGGctggttttcaattttcaaattaaCTTTGTGCAATTGAAAATTGAAGTTACATGTCTAATCACTGGAAGTTgggcacacacaaaaaaaaaattcgccCTGAATCATAAACCTCGGGCCGGCCTGCTTACAATCAAAATGGGACCAGAAATTGGAATAGTTGACTTGAATTCTCCAGCTGAACCATAGTCTAGAAATGGAGTGCCCGTATTAAGCTTATCTTTTAGGATAACCTTGATTAAGGGGTTAAGGTAATCTTTGAAAGCTAATTGAATCACTAAATCCGTCTACTTCTGTAGTTCTATGTTCGATCTATCCACCTGGTGTTGTTTTAAGCATTGTCTATGATTAATAATTAACTACTTTTATGCCTGGTCGAAAAAAGATGATTATCCCCATGGAAGTTGATTATCCTAATGGATTACGCCACTAAAACAAGTTTGGACCCATTCTTCTACTTCATTACCCAGTTCCTGAAGGCAGGACCTTTAAAGGAATACAAGAGGAGTGCTGTGCAGCTGTTACTGATTTGTGCAACATCCCAGATAGTACGTACACTTGTTGCAGTGGCTATACAAAGGTAATTAAGTTCCTAACCATGCATGGGATTGTAATACCGTTTTGTCTCCTAAAATGGAGATCTTTATTCATTCATTGTCTGTCTTAATAATCATTAAGTTATCTCATTGTAGTTTGCAAGGGATTATATTCTTGAGATGGGATCTTTCTGCTCAAACACTCAATTTTGCCAAGGTAATTAAGGACCTCAATTAGTCAAGTAATATTAATAATGAGAACGCGAAAGAACAAATTCACCCTGTTATCACTTCTCAGGCACATTGAAATGAATTCATCTTACAAAAATGTCTAGTAACACTTTTTTTCTTGCATGACATTGATTTTTTTATCATCCGTCCTTCCTGTTTGGCTTAGCCATATTTGAAAGGCAAAATACAAGCTTGACGTTTGATCATAATCACCAGATTATCATGAATATGGCTACAGGGAGCTGAAATGTCGGTATAATTAACATGAACACGCACACATTTTGATAGTAACGAATTTTCCGGCAGGTGGTATCTATCAAGGGAGATACATTTATTCCTACAAGCCTGGCAACTAGTGTATCCTCGGGACTATTGTGGATGGTAAGAGGTGTCTCTAACTTGGGTGATCTTGAAAGCCCCTCTTTGGCTCGTGTCAGGGTTATCTCTGACTTTAAGGAAACCAGTCCTCATGTTGTTCGGCAAGGGCCGACTGTTTTAGAAGATGATGAGATCCCTCGGGGCAAGAAATTGCTGGAAAAATTGCAGGGAATTAGAGTATCCATTGACGAAAAGGTTTTCTCGACAGCAGCTGAGGCTTTGAAAACATCCATGAGAAAAGGGACTTTAGAAAGAGAGGCAGAAATGATAAGAAAACAGTGAAGGGATTCCAGCAACGGCAAAGGGACTACTCGGAACTCTTTGTAATCCTCTTAGCTCATGTAACCCTAGtgtcatttttatttgttttcctcACATCTTTGTACCAAAATGCTTGCATTACCTTGTATTAGTTTAAGAGCTGTGCCTTTGGAAGTTGCTATGAATTTGACTAAGCACCAATTGCAGCCATGTTGTATGCAATATATTGCTTTTTCAGTACAATCCCTGTTTCATTTTTAGCAGAAATTGTGGTTGAAATAAGCATACTTTTGATTACAAATGAATATCATCAATTGATTTGATGCAGTTAGTTGAATTATGTCCTAGTAATAGATAACAGATTCTACCTAACCTTGCCAGAAGTTGTTCAGGATATTGATGTTTATTACAGAAGAAAAACAATCTACCTGAGACCATCAAGTTGCTTTCGACATGTATGCTTTTTGTAATGTTACAATCAACATGGAACACATAAATTGGATTAGTTGACTCGAATTCTCCAGCTCAACCATAGTCTAGAAATGGAGTACTTTGCAGAGGAAGTAGATTAGGGTTGATTAGAATTAAGCTTATCTTCTAGGATAACCTTGATTAGGAGTTGAGGTTACCTTCGAAAAGCTCATTGAATCACTAAACAGACAGAGAAATCCGTCAGGGAATTGTCTACTTCTATGTTGTTTCCAGCTGGTGTTGTTTTAAGCATCGTTAATCTTTATGATTATCATTCGACCCCCTAAACATCAATTAACTGCTTTAATGCTTGGTCAAAAAAAGATGATTATCCCAATGGAAGCTGATTATCCTAATGAATTACGCCACTAAAACCAGTTTGGAGCCATACTTCTACTTCATTGCCCTGTCTTTTATCTCCTCCCACATGGCAATGGGAAATCATTGgagtaaagtagtaaactaatggAAAAGCCTGCTCACCTAACAGACAGTTTTTAAGGAATTATGAggaacaagtgaatctgacggctgaaaataaatgcacagtttttacttatttctgcttttatatttaatacatgtggttgagatgtatttgtccctcacaatctcttaaaagttaaaactgtcttttaggtgagcaaatctgaaCTAATGGAAGTTACTAAAAAGGGATTAACTAATCatgtcatttttccttttgttgttaTTGTGAATAATAAATTATTTGTGGAGAATATTTGTGATATCACTCTTGCAGATAATATTATAAATAACATGTTATTATTATGTATTGACGAGCAAACATGACAAAATAAGATAAGCGAAATTACAAATTTGAGTTAACACTGGTGAAATTGTCACGTTAAGAAATTTATGAGCCGAATAAAAAATTCAACAAGAAGTACATAAGGTTCTAATTTTTTAGATATATTTAATAAGCTTTTTATAACAGTTAGTTCCAACTAGTTAGTTTAATGAACCGAAATATCTCCAGCCTTTTGAGTTTATTTCATCTTAAGTATTTGAACTTTTAAGACCGCCTGTGACTTTTATTCTTATTGAAATTGTATGAAGATAGAGCCAGCAAGTAATTATTATAAAGTTCTTAATTGCTATATGAAATGTTATATTTAGAGCAATAAAATCACTCGAATTATGATACGTGATAATGAAATGTCTAAATCAATCTACTTTGTGCCAACCATTACGGTGGATGAATTATGATCATGTCTATCATATGAACCAAATTTTCAATGCCTTGAAGAATTGAGTATAGATCAAGAGCTAGGTAGCTAGTAGTAGTAGTGCCTCAGTCAATAAACCAATTATTATGCATCTaaaaaatttgaagaagaaaaaataattgcaCTGACAACATCATCATCTTGTTTGCTTGAAATCATGTAATTGAAAATTAGCACCATGAAAAGGACGGTCACCTTGTTTGGTAGCGAGACAGTGGGGGTCATTTTATCATTTAACCCTATCGAG
Coding sequences:
- the LOC112172439 gene encoding uncharacterized protein LOC112172439; protein product: MDYATKTSLDPFFYFITQFLKAGPLKEYKRSAVQLLLICATSQIVRTLVAVAIQSLQGIIFLRWDLSAQTLNFAKVVSIKGDTFIPTSLATSVSSGLLWMVRGVSNLGDLESPSLARVRVISDFKETSPHVVRQGPTVLEDDEIPRGKKLLEKLQGIRVSIDEKVFSTAAEALKTSMRKGTLEREAEMIRKQ